One window from the genome of Candidatus Synechococcus calcipolaris G9 encodes:
- a CDS encoding GNAT family N-acetyltransferase, with translation MTCTEPPQKLPRVAYSIQRANLEHLSSIAELIALCFYPPEHWLHWFRRLLQLGIYNDLCLRYHHSIEHSIYFMVLAPIQDRLKLLGSLEVSQRLLPGRGKSHPYLSNLAVHPDYRRQGIGRALLLAAEDWLKEQRCDRVYLHVLAMNHPARFLYHQLGYSQESTIPAWFFPDKLLLSKFLRSSPRS, from the coding sequence GTGACGTGCACGGAACCCCCTCAAAAGTTACCTCGGGTAGCATATTCAATCCAACGGGCAAACCTAGAGCATTTGTCTAGCATTGCCGAACTGATTGCCCTTTGTTTTTATCCCCCAGAGCATTGGCTCCACTGGTTTAGACGACTGCTGCAACTGGGAATCTATAACGATCTCTGCCTACGCTACCATCATTCCATTGAGCATTCCATCTATTTTATGGTGTTAGCTCCCATTCAGGATCGCCTCAAACTCCTGGGTAGTCTAGAAGTTAGTCAACGTCTTTTACCAGGACGAGGTAAATCCCACCCCTATCTATCTAATTTGGCAGTGCATCCTGACTATCGCCGCCAAGGTATTGGCCGGGCTCTGCTATTAGCGGCGGAGGATTGGTTAAAAGAGCAGCGATGCGATCGGGTCTATCTCCATGTTTTAGCCATGAATCATCCCGCCCGCTTTCTGTACCATCAGTTGGGTTACTCTCAAGAGAGTACAATTCCCGCCTGGTTTTTCCCTGATAAACTTCTTTTATCTAAGTTTTTGCGGAGTTCCCCGCGCTCCTGA